One window from the genome of Ananas comosus cultivar F153 linkage group 13, ASM154086v1, whole genome shotgun sequence encodes:
- the LOC109719020 gene encoding probable prefoldin subunit 2, with amino-acid sequence MANNETANEQAIANMYAAMRSEINQLYSKITELEMEVSEHALVIGAIQPLDPSRRCYRMVGGVLVERTIREVLPAVQRNREGLQEVIARLNEALERKKREVAEFEAKYKIKIKRGPDGNEAKDEGETREGSAQGVLVGPAGGGQEP; translated from the coding sequence ATGGCCAACAATGAGACCGCGAATGAGCAAGCGATAGCAAACATGTACGCTGCGATGCGCTCGGAGATCAACCAACTGTACTCGAAAATCACCGAGCTGGAGATGGAGGTCAGCGAGCACGCTCTCGTGATCGGCGCGATCCAGCCGCTGGATCCGTCGAGGCGGTGCTACCGGATGGTCGGGGGCGTCCTGGTCGAGCGGACGATCAGAGAAGTCCTCCCCGCAGTCCAGCGCAACAGAGAGGGGCTCCAGGAGGTCATCGCTCGGCTCAACGAGGCGCTCGAGCGGAAGAAGCGGGAGGTCGCGGAGTTCGAGGCGAAGTATAAGATCAAGATCAAGAGGGGGCCTGATGGCAACGAGGCGAAGGATGAGGGCGAGACGCGAGAGGGTTCGGCTCAGGGTGTTCTTGTAGGTCCAGCTGGTGGTGGGCAGGAaccctaa